One window of the Acaryochloris sp. CCMEE 5410 genome contains the following:
- the carA gene encoding glutamine-hydrolyzing carbamoyl-phosphate synthase small subunit, producing MLNVDSQPALLVLADGSSYRGWSFGAPGTAVGEVVFNTGMTGYQEVLTDPSYCGQLVTFTYPELGNTGVNIEDEESDRPQVKGAIARNLCHQPSNWRSTHTLSNYLQQHHIPGIYGIDTRALTRKIRSAGAMNGAISTEILDSNALLETVLQAPSMEGLNLAERVTTHTAYEWVDPTPIDWEFSESIPPADSTQPPLTVVAIDFGIKRNILRRLASYGCRIIVVPAHTSAADILSHQPDGIFLSNGPGDPAAVTVGIETAKTLMAEQKPMFGICLGHQLLGLSLGVDTFKLKFGHRGLNQPAGLQQQVEITSQNHGFALSAESMAQAEVEVTHLNLNDQTIAGLKHQSLPVFSVQYHPEASPGPHDADYLFARFVQSMLEHRSGS from the coding sequence ATGCTCAACGTTGATTCCCAACCCGCCCTCTTGGTTCTAGCTGATGGCAGTTCCTATCGCGGGTGGTCCTTTGGCGCACCTGGCACTGCAGTGGGGGAAGTCGTTTTTAATACTGGCATGACCGGCTATCAAGAAGTACTCACAGATCCCAGCTATTGTGGACAGCTCGTCACCTTTACTTATCCTGAACTCGGCAACACGGGCGTCAATATTGAAGACGAAGAATCAGACCGTCCTCAAGTCAAAGGGGCCATTGCCCGCAATCTTTGTCACCAACCCAGCAATTGGCGGTCCACCCACACCCTATCCAACTACCTGCAACAACACCATATCCCTGGAATTTACGGCATTGATACACGAGCCCTAACTCGCAAGATCCGTTCCGCTGGTGCCATGAATGGCGCCATTTCCACTGAAATACTAGACTCGAACGCTTTGCTAGAAACGGTGTTGCAAGCTCCCTCCATGGAAGGGTTGAATTTGGCAGAGCGGGTCACCACCCATACCGCTTACGAATGGGTCGACCCAACCCCTATAGATTGGGAATTTAGCGAGTCCATTCCCCCTGCAGACTCAACTCAACCCCCTCTGACCGTCGTCGCCATCGATTTTGGGATCAAGCGAAACATCCTGCGACGCTTAGCAAGCTATGGATGTCGAATCATTGTAGTTCCAGCTCATACCTCTGCCGCTGATATTCTCAGCCATCAACCAGACGGTATTTTCCTATCCAACGGTCCTGGAGATCCAGCCGCTGTCACGGTAGGTATTGAAACAGCCAAAACCCTGATGGCCGAACAAAAGCCCATGTTTGGCATCTGCTTGGGACACCAGTTATTGGGATTATCTCTGGGGGTCGATACATTCAAACTCAAATTTGGCCATCGAGGGCTGAATCAACCGGCAGGACTACAGCAGCAGGTTGAAATCACTAGTCAGAACCATGGCTTTGCCTTGAGTGCTGAATCCATGGCCCAGGCCGAAGTGGAAGTTACCCATCTAAATCTCAACGATCAGACCATCGCTGGCCTAAAACACCAATCTTTACCGGTCTTCTCCGTGCAATATCACCCTGAAGCCAGCCCTGGTCCCCATGATGCGGATTATTTATTTGCACGGTTTGTGCAGTCCATGCTTGAGCATCGTTCAGGAAGCTAA
- a CDS encoding FHA domain-containing protein has translation MSLSPVDARVMNRLCPYCFYQNEPEQQSTCAQCQQDLTDIPCCQNCGATQLEFARYCYHCGLRLLPANLIAKNSFTYLKNPYPGLKAVNLGPESEFVEQLDPHATQFQQESLRLLHVQSGTLLALPAQINPILIGKAGAGRYPHIDVLDFPNSEVVSRQQACLHMVRDQCAIADLDSTNGTYINEVPLPTGHQHPLQFGDRINFGPSDKFTLLFIRELPINLKHLQTVSGGDGEFEHEILETYGQRAQQSLEQMKAAFAEQDQERLVSTAEDLTLASHNVGAQVVHLLASQFQTPPQYNAAHFHRQLLKVIEEALQKVRFFTKVYY, from the coding sequence GTGTCGCTGTCCCCCGTTGATGCAAGGGTCATGAACCGGCTCTGCCCCTATTGTTTTTATCAAAATGAGCCCGAACAGCAGAGTACCTGTGCTCAATGTCAGCAAGACTTAACTGACATCCCTTGCTGTCAAAATTGTGGCGCGACCCAACTTGAATTTGCGCGATATTGCTATCATTGCGGCCTGAGGCTTTTGCCTGCAAATCTCATTGCCAAGAATAGTTTTACCTATCTTAAGAACCCCTATCCGGGTCTAAAAGCAGTGAATCTAGGCCCTGAAAGCGAGTTCGTTGAACAATTGGATCCTCATGCAACCCAGTTTCAGCAAGAGTCTCTTCGCCTCCTGCATGTTCAATCTGGAACCCTATTGGCCTTGCCAGCTCAGATCAACCCTATTTTGATTGGGAAGGCTGGGGCAGGACGTTATCCTCATATTGACGTACTCGATTTTCCCAATTCTGAGGTGGTCTCGCGGCAACAAGCGTGCCTACATATGGTACGGGACCAATGTGCGATCGCAGATTTAGACAGCACTAACGGCACCTATATTAATGAGGTACCGTTGCCCACCGGCCACCAACACCCCCTACAATTCGGCGATCGGATCAACTTTGGCCCCTCTGATAAATTCACTTTGCTGTTTATTCGGGAGTTACCCATCAACTTGAAACATCTTCAAACGGTTTCAGGTGGAGATGGAGAATTTGAGCATGAGATTTTAGAAACCTATGGGCAACGGGCCCAGCAAAGCCTAGAGCAAATGAAAGCGGCCTTCGCAGAACAGGATCAAGAACGGTTGGTCTCCACAGCCGAAGACTTAACCCTTGCTAGCCATAACGTTGGCGCCCAAGTGGTGCATTTACTCGCTTCTCAATTTCAAACGCCCCCTCAATACAATGCTGCCCATTTTCATCGTCAACTCTTGAAGGTGATTGAAGAGGCACTCCAGAAAGTGCGATTCTTTACTAAGGTTTACTATTAG
- a CDS encoding carbohydrate ABC transporter permease yields the protein MSLRKLSWSTAAPYLFLAPALCVLSLSVFWPALQAFYLSFTQFETLGQTPEWIGLGNFERLWTDDVFWQSLKNSLIYLIGVVPILVILPLGLAILVNQKLKGIHWFRAAYYTPVVISMVVAGIAWKWLYDERGLLNQGIRLITQNPLMETILGQLGWTGEPIVWLQNPDIALYCVMAVTVWKGLGYYMVIYLAGLQAIPPDLYEAAAIDGADGWQKHWDITIPLMKPYLMLVSVISAISAAKVFEEVYVMTPGGGVLGSTITIVANLYEQAFSEVGNGYSYACAMGLVLFLLIFGLSILNLKLGQLRG from the coding sequence ATGTCCCTCCGCAAATTGTCTTGGTCCACTGCGGCCCCTTATCTCTTCTTAGCCCCTGCCCTCTGTGTTCTCAGCTTGAGTGTATTTTGGCCAGCGCTACAAGCGTTTTATCTGAGTTTTACGCAGTTTGAGACCCTGGGCCAAACCCCAGAATGGATTGGTCTGGGTAACTTTGAGCGGCTTTGGACGGACGATGTCTTTTGGCAAAGTTTGAAGAATTCGTTGATTTACCTGATTGGTGTCGTTCCCATCTTGGTCATCCTGCCCTTGGGCTTAGCGATTCTTGTCAATCAGAAACTGAAAGGAATTCATTGGTTCCGCGCCGCTTATTACACCCCAGTTGTGATTTCCATGGTGGTGGCAGGCATTGCCTGGAAGTGGCTATACGATGAGCGTGGCTTGCTGAATCAAGGTATTCGTCTGATTACCCAGAATCCGCTAATGGAAACGATTCTTGGTCAGTTGGGCTGGACCGGCGAACCCATCGTTTGGCTGCAAAATCCGGATATTGCACTTTACTGCGTGATGGCGGTTACGGTTTGGAAAGGGTTGGGATATTACATGGTGATTTATTTGGCGGGGTTACAAGCAATTCCCCCAGATCTCTATGAGGCCGCCGCAATTGATGGGGCAGATGGCTGGCAAAAGCATTGGGATATCACCATTCCCTTGATGAAGCCTTATCTAATGCTAGTGTCCGTCATTTCAGCCATCTCAGCTGCCAAGGTGTTCGAAGAAGTCTATGTCATGACCCCTGGAGGCGGCGTTTTGGGGAGTACGATTACGATTGTGGCTAATTTATATGAACAGGCTTTTTCGGAAGTGGGCAATGGCTATAGCTATGCCTGCGCTATGGGGCTCGTATTATTCCTGCTGATCTTTGGGTTATCGATTTTGAATTTAAAGCTGGGACAGCTCCGAGGGTAA
- a CDS encoding rod shape-determining protein, giving the protein MGLFSRFSRDIGIDLGTANTLAYVSGKGIVLQEPSVVAVDQVTKQTLAVGADAKMMLGRTPGNVVAIRPLRDGVIADFEKAELMLQHFIRRVHGGKSLVSPRVVVGIPSGVTGVERRAVMEAASQAGAREVHLLDEPVAAAIGAGLPVDEPTGNMIIDIGGGTTEVAVMSLQGSVISESVRVAGDELTESIAQYMKKVHNLVIGERTAEDIKIRIGSAYPTNDNDDANMEVRGLHLLSGLPRTVLVKGPEIRESMTEPLSSIVEAVKRTLERMPPELAADIVDRGIMLAGGGALLKGLDKLISHETGIVVHIASDPLCCVVMGTGLVLENFQQFSRVFSNPTTVL; this is encoded by the coding sequence GTGGGCCTTTTCAGTCGCTTCTCTCGGGATATTGGCATTGACCTTGGTACAGCAAACACCCTGGCATATGTATCAGGTAAGGGGATTGTGCTGCAAGAACCTTCAGTGGTTGCAGTCGATCAAGTCACAAAGCAAACCCTAGCCGTAGGGGCTGATGCCAAAATGATGTTAGGCCGTACCCCTGGTAATGTCGTTGCAATTCGCCCCCTAAGAGATGGTGTGATTGCAGACTTTGAGAAAGCTGAACTGATGCTCCAGCATTTTATCCGTCGGGTTCATGGGGGTAAAAGCTTAGTGTCTCCTCGTGTGGTCGTGGGTATCCCTAGTGGTGTGACGGGCGTAGAGAGACGGGCCGTTATGGAAGCCGCCAGCCAAGCGGGGGCCCGAGAGGTTCACCTGCTAGATGAGCCAGTGGCTGCAGCTATTGGGGCAGGACTCCCCGTGGATGAGCCGACTGGAAATATGATCATCGATATCGGAGGGGGCACCACCGAAGTTGCGGTGATGAGTTTGCAAGGCAGTGTGATCAGTGAATCGGTTCGGGTTGCGGGAGATGAATTGACCGAGTCGATTGCTCAGTACATGAAAAAAGTCCATAACCTGGTGATTGGTGAACGGACTGCTGAAGATATCAAAATCCGCATTGGCTCGGCCTATCCTACCAACGATAATGATGATGCCAATATGGAGGTTAGAGGACTCCACCTCCTATCTGGACTCCCACGAACGGTGTTGGTCAAGGGACCTGAGATTCGGGAAAGCATGACGGAGCCTCTCTCTTCCATTGTGGAAGCCGTGAAGCGGACCCTAGAGCGGATGCCCCCTGAATTAGCAGCAGATATTGTGGATCGCGGCATTATGTTGGCGGGGGGTGGTGCCTTGCTAAAGGGGTTAGATAAGTTGATCAGCCATGAGACGGGGATTGTGGTTCACATTGCGTCTGATCCGCTCTGTTGTGTTGTGATGGGCACGGGTCTGGTTTTGGAGAACTTCCAGCAGTTTTCTCGTGTATTTTCTAACCCAACGACTGTTCTTTAA
- the mreC gene encoding rod shape-determining protein MreC, translated as MLFLFRWWERYRLGLILAILCLGGAWVFSRSQGVGLLEVFRFAHRPVQPDAVRQKELVDAQTKQLRQQLADLESRNQTLQELVDHKSVKSKQAIAVSILGRSGDNWWQQLTLSKGENHGIKVGSVVFAPGGLVGRVTAVSQNTSRVLLVTDPTSRIGVIVTRSRHMGIFQGQSSTEALITFFDKDPDVKVGDAVVTSSLSRLFPPGLPVGKIKTLKLEQNYNPQAIVELAVPISKLEWVSVYLNDQTSLLQKTVPASP; from the coding sequence ATGCTTTTTCTGTTTCGTTGGTGGGAACGGTATCGTTTAGGGTTAATCCTAGCTATTTTGTGCCTAGGAGGAGCGTGGGTATTTAGCCGTTCTCAAGGGGTGGGCTTGCTGGAAGTCTTTCGGTTTGCCCATCGACCGGTGCAGCCGGATGCTGTTAGGCAAAAAGAGCTGGTGGATGCCCAAACGAAACAGCTCCGTCAGCAACTGGCTGATCTGGAATCTCGAAATCAGACCCTCCAGGAGCTGGTTGATCATAAAAGTGTGAAAAGCAAGCAAGCGATCGCAGTTTCAATACTGGGGCGCAGTGGGGATAATTGGTGGCAACAGTTAACCCTGAGCAAAGGCGAAAATCATGGCATTAAAGTGGGTTCCGTGGTATTTGCTCCGGGGGGACTAGTGGGCCGGGTGACCGCTGTTTCTCAAAATACTAGTCGAGTCTTATTGGTTACCGATCCAACGAGCCGCATTGGGGTGATCGTTACCCGGAGCCGCCACATGGGCATCTTTCAAGGCCAGTCCAGTACAGAAGCTCTGATCACCTTCTTTGACAAAGATCCAGATGTGAAAGTGGGAGATGCAGTGGTTACCTCTTCCCTCAGTCGCCTATTTCCTCCGGGGCTGCCAGTCGGTAAAATTAAGACTTTGAAATTAGAGCAAAATTACAATCCTCAGGCCATTGTTGAATTGGCAGTCCCGATTAGCAAGCTGGAATGGGTTAGCGTATACCTGAATGATCAAACCTCTCTCCTTCAGAAAACAGTCCCCGCTTCCCCTTAA
- the mreD gene encoding rod shape-determining protein MreD: protein MVGSVMICALMLLFRLPVMVLSGVGPNWLLVWVVTWSIKRSSLQGIVAGICLGLIQDGLTAAQPTHTVGLALVGLLTGRINKKRFIQEDFISIALIVFGMALMVEAVAAIQFGLGGTHRLEDVWLHLRQTALSSGILSSLWAPVVYFPLNRWWTRYHRLLGIE from the coding sequence GTGGTTGGATCGGTGATGATCTGTGCCTTGATGCTGCTGTTTCGGTTGCCGGTTATGGTGCTGTCGGGGGTGGGGCCGAATTGGTTGCTGGTGTGGGTGGTGACCTGGAGTATTAAGCGCTCCTCGCTCCAGGGCATTGTGGCGGGTATTTGTTTGGGGCTGATTCAAGATGGTCTGACGGCGGCTCAGCCGACCCATACGGTGGGTTTAGCCCTAGTGGGGTTGCTGACAGGACGCATCAACAAAAAACGCTTTATCCAGGAAGACTTTATCTCCATCGCCCTAATCGTATTTGGGATGGCTCTGATGGTGGAGGCTGTGGCTGCGATTCAGTTTGGCCTAGGGGGGACCCATCGACTAGAGGATGTGTGGCTGCATTTGCGGCAAACGGCCCTAAGTTCTGGGATTCTCAGTAGCTTATGGGCTCCAGTGGTTTATTTCCCGTTGAACCGGTGGTGGACTCGATATCATCGGTTATTGGGAATCGAATAA
- the dxs gene encoding 1-deoxy-D-xylulose-5-phosphate synthase yields the protein MHLSEIVHPNQLHGLSISELKQIANQIREKHLDTVATSGGHLGPGLGVVELTLALYQTLDLDQDKVVWDVGHQAYPHKLITGRYERFHTLRQKDGVAGYLNRRESKFDHFGAGHASTSISSVLGMALARDAKGENFKTVAVIGDGAMTGGMALEAINHAGHLPHTRMLVILNDNDMSISPNVGAMSRYLNKMRLSPPIQFLSDNFEEQLKQLPFGEQVAPDLKRLKGGMKRLAVSKVGAVFEELGFTYMGPVDGHSLEELLATFKEAHLHEGPVLVHVATTKGKGYAIAEQDQVSYHAQSPFNLETGKAKPSNKPKPPSYSKVFAETLIKMAENDIRVVGITAAMATGTGLDKLQAKLPKQYIDVGIAEQHAVTLAAGMACEGMRPVVAIYSTFLQRGYDQIIHDVCIQNLPVFFCLDRAGIVGADGPTHQGMYDIAYLRCLPNMVMMAPKDEAELQQMLVTGINYTDGPIAMRYPRGSGLGVGLMEEGWEPLPIGKAETLRHGDDVLLLAYGTMVNLASQVADMLTEHGVRATVVNARFAKPLDTELIIPLAQKIGQVVTLEEGCLPGGFGSAVLEALMDHQVLAPVTRIGVPDQLVEHATPDQSKAELGLTPAQVAERVLGLLKQKPAPSYVS from the coding sequence ATGCATCTGAGTGAAATTGTCCACCCTAACCAGTTGCACGGGTTATCTATTTCGGAACTGAAGCAAATTGCTAATCAGATCCGGGAAAAGCATTTAGACACTGTGGCGACGAGCGGTGGCCATTTAGGACCGGGGTTAGGGGTTGTTGAACTGACCCTAGCGCTCTATCAAACCTTAGATTTGGATCAAGATAAAGTGGTGTGGGATGTCGGACACCAAGCCTATCCCCACAAACTGATTACGGGACGATACGAGCGGTTCCATACCCTACGCCAGAAAGATGGTGTTGCGGGTTATCTCAATCGTCGGGAAAGCAAGTTTGACCACTTTGGTGCGGGACATGCATCCACCAGTATTTCATCGGTTTTAGGAATGGCCTTGGCCCGAGATGCCAAGGGAGAAAACTTTAAAACAGTCGCAGTCATTGGCGATGGCGCAATGACGGGTGGGATGGCCCTGGAAGCCATTAACCATGCGGGGCACCTTCCTCATACTCGGATGCTCGTGATCTTAAACGATAACGACATGTCCATTTCTCCCAATGTGGGCGCCATGTCTCGTTATCTAAATAAGATGCGTCTGAGTCCTCCGATTCAGTTCTTGTCCGATAACTTTGAAGAACAGCTGAAGCAGCTTCCCTTTGGGGAGCAGGTCGCTCCCGATTTGAAGCGGCTGAAAGGCGGTATGAAGCGCTTGGCGGTTTCCAAGGTTGGTGCGGTATTTGAAGAGCTGGGCTTTACCTATATGGGCCCTGTAGATGGCCATAGCCTGGAGGAGCTGCTGGCAACTTTTAAGGAAGCCCATTTGCATGAAGGTCCTGTGTTGGTGCATGTGGCCACCACGAAGGGTAAGGGATATGCGATCGCAGAGCAAGACCAAGTCAGCTACCATGCCCAAAGTCCGTTCAACCTAGAAACGGGTAAAGCCAAGCCATCGAACAAACCCAAGCCGCCCAGCTATTCCAAGGTGTTTGCTGAAACCCTAATCAAAATGGCGGAAAACGACATTCGGGTCGTGGGCATCACCGCAGCCATGGCTACGGGAACAGGGTTAGACAAATTACAAGCCAAACTGCCAAAACAATATATTGATGTCGGTATTGCTGAACAGCATGCCGTCACCCTAGCCGCCGGGATGGCCTGTGAAGGGATGCGGCCCGTTGTCGCTATCTATTCCACCTTTTTGCAGCGGGGCTACGACCAAATTATTCATGATGTCTGTATCCAAAACCTGCCCGTCTTCTTCTGCTTAGATCGTGCCGGTATCGTCGGTGCCGATGGACCCACCCACCAAGGCATGTACGATATTGCCTACCTGCGCTGCCTCCCGAATATGGTGATGATGGCGCCTAAAGATGAAGCCGAACTGCAGCAAATGTTAGTGACGGGCATCAATTATACCGATGGCCCCATTGCGATGCGCTATCCCCGAGGCAGTGGCCTGGGTGTCGGCCTGATGGAAGAAGGGTGGGAACCGTTACCCATTGGTAAAGCAGAAACCTTGCGTCATGGCGATGATGTCTTGCTACTGGCCTATGGCACGATGGTGAACTTAGCCTCTCAAGTGGCGGATATGCTGACGGAGCATGGTGTGCGGGCTACAGTGGTAAATGCTCGATTTGCCAAGCCTTTGGATACAGAGTTAATTATTCCTTTGGCTCAGAAAATTGGCCAGGTGGTCACCCTAGAGGAAGGCTGTTTGCCCGGTGGCTTTGGCTCGGCTGTCTTAGAAGCCCTGATGGACCATCAAGTGCTGGCCCCTGTGACTCGCATTGGCGTTCCAGATCAATTGGTAGAGCATGCCACACCGGATCAATCCAAAGCGGAGCTGGGACTTACCCCTGCTCAAGTGGCAGAAAGAGTGTTAGGGTTGCTGAAGCAGAAACCAGCGCCTAGCTACGTTTCCTAA
- the mtnA gene encoding S-methyl-5-thioribose-1-phosphate isomerase, producing MTASVANPVYPVVWRGDHVELIDQTRLPQQFSVVEIRRSEDMATAIKTMIVRGAPAIGVAAAYGMYLGSCEITTDNRDGFLSELVGVGNQLKATRPTAVNLFWAVDRMLKVARQTLGPISQIQDQLLTTAQEIGADDVRTCQAIGNHGLSVLPKDPEKLCLLTHCNAGALATAGYGTALGVVRSAWTAGRLARVYADETRPRLQGAKLTTWECVQEDIPVTLISDGMAAHCMQQNLIDVVVVGADRIAANGDAANKIGTYSVALCAKAHNLPFYVAAPLSTIDFDLADGGGIPIEERHPSEIYQIGTTDICPKGVEFYNPAFDVTPAELITGIITEHGVFAPGDIREKLSHHRST from the coding sequence ATGACTGCATCGGTTGCCAATCCCGTTTACCCTGTTGTTTGGCGTGGCGACCACGTTGAACTGATTGATCAGACTCGCTTGCCGCAACAATTTAGCGTTGTGGAGATCCGCCGCTCGGAAGATATGGCGACGGCGATCAAAACCATGATTGTTCGAGGTGCTCCGGCCATCGGTGTAGCTGCTGCCTATGGCATGTACTTGGGAAGCTGCGAAATTACCACAGACAACCGGGATGGGTTTTTAAGTGAACTGGTTGGCGTGGGTAACCAATTGAAAGCGACCCGACCGACGGCAGTGAATCTCTTCTGGGCAGTAGATCGGATGCTGAAAGTGGCTCGCCAAACCTTAGGCCCGATTTCCCAGATTCAAGACCAGCTGTTAACAACGGCTCAAGAAATTGGGGCGGATGATGTCCGCACTTGCCAGGCGATTGGTAATCATGGCCTCAGTGTTTTACCCAAAGATCCTGAAAAGCTTTGTCTTCTGACCCACTGTAATGCTGGAGCCCTAGCGACAGCAGGTTATGGTACTGCATTGGGAGTAGTTCGCTCTGCTTGGACTGCAGGTCGATTGGCTAGGGTCTATGCAGATGAGACTCGGCCTCGTTTGCAGGGGGCTAAGCTAACCACCTGGGAATGCGTACAAGAAGATATTCCTGTAACCCTGATCTCCGATGGCATGGCTGCCCATTGCATGCAGCAGAACTTGATCGATGTGGTGGTGGTTGGTGCCGATCGTATTGCCGCAAATGGCGATGCGGCCAATAAAATTGGCACTTACAGCGTTGCCCTCTGTGCTAAAGCCCACAATTTGCCTTTTTATGTCGCAGCGCCCCTCTCAACGATTGATTTTGATCTAGCGGATGGTGGAGGGATTCCGATCGAAGAGCGACATCCATCGGAAATTTATCAAATTGGGACAACGGATATTTGTCCAAAAGGGGTTGAGTTCTATAACCCTGCCTTTGATGTGACTCCTGCTGAATTGATTACTGGCATTATTACGGAGCATGGGGTGTTTGCGCCAGGGGATATCCGAGAGAAGCTCAGCCATCACCGCTCTACTTAA
- a CDS encoding metallophosphoesterase yields MPKRRLFRRRSIGVWTLLLLFLLALGLPVYAYKIEPYWLEVKTVPLVLPHLQQEFDGYRIVQLSDVHVVDQMPQSFLEKVIDQTNRQQPDLVVITGDIVTASPQRYASRIEAAFKTFEAPTVAVLGNHDYWSDPEAVQQILQNGNVQALRNQVYTVRRNQAQLHIAGVDDVWAGAADLDQVMAQLPKIGAAILLAHEPDFADTAVTTHRFDLELSGHAHGGQVAIPFVGAPVLPPHGKRYPIGQYQIEDLIQYTNRGIGMVSPRVRFGSRPEITVFQLSAPAEQQS; encoded by the coding sequence ATGCCTAAAAGACGGCTTTTCAGAAGGCGAAGTATTGGGGTGTGGACCTTATTGCTCCTATTTCTCCTAGCTCTAGGATTACCGGTGTATGCCTATAAGATTGAACCCTATTGGTTAGAGGTAAAGACGGTCCCTCTAGTCTTGCCTCATTTACAGCAAGAGTTTGATGGCTATCGGATTGTGCAGCTCAGTGATGTGCATGTGGTCGATCAAATGCCACAGTCTTTTTTGGAAAAGGTGATTGACCAAACCAACCGACAGCAGCCCGATCTCGTCGTTATTACAGGAGATATTGTCACCGCGTCTCCTCAGCGATATGCATCTCGCATTGAAGCGGCATTTAAAACTTTTGAAGCTCCGACCGTCGCTGTTTTAGGTAATCATGATTATTGGTCTGATCCAGAGGCAGTCCAGCAAATTTTGCAGAATGGTAATGTGCAAGCTCTCCGTAATCAGGTCTATACGGTGCGACGAAACCAGGCTCAACTGCATATTGCAGGGGTTGATGATGTATGGGCAGGAGCAGCCGATTTAGATCAGGTGATGGCCCAGTTGCCCAAGATAGGGGCCGCGATTTTATTAGCCCATGAACCTGATTTTGCAGATACCGCTGTCACCACCCATCGATTTGACTTAGAACTATCTGGGCATGCCCATGGCGGTCAGGTTGCGATTCCATTTGTGGGGGCTCCCGTGTTGCCCCCCCATGGCAAACGATATCCCATTGGCCAATATCAAATTGAAGATTTAATCCAATACACCAACCGTGGAATTGGCATGGTTAGCCCTCGCGTTCGGTTTGGGAGTCGTCCTGAAATCACGGTTTTTCAGCTGTCTGCCCCTGCTGAACAGCAATCCTAG